In a genomic window of Candidatus Cetobacterium colombiensis:
- the plsX gene encoding phosphate acyltransferase PlsX yields the protein MRIALDAMGGDFAPIETVKGAIKALEEIKDLTVVLVGQKEKIELELEKYSYDKNRIEIFDAREVIKMTDDPMVAVRSKKDSSMNRMLELVKSGDVAASVSAGNTGALISASQLKLRRIKGVLRPAITTIFPSKKRDIVLMDVGANADCRPEFINQFATMGSLYYEEMFGVENPRVGLLNIGTEEGKGNEITREAFNLLKENDRINFIGNIESREMMDGDVDVIVADGFTGNMVLKTAEGTAKFIFSILKEEIGNSILGKAGALLLRPILKKLKRKLDSSEYGGALFLGINGISIKAHGNSSARGIKNALKVANKFAEDKFIDRLTEVMKQNQGGNDEA from the coding sequence ATGAGAATTGCTTTAGATGCTATGGGTGGAGATTTTGCACCGATAGAAACGGTAAAAGGTGCAATAAAGGCCTTAGAAGAGATAAAAGATTTAACTGTAGTTTTAGTTGGGCAAAAAGAAAAAATAGAGTTAGAATTAGAAAAATATAGTTATGATAAAAATAGAATTGAAATTTTTGATGCAAGAGAAGTTATAAAAATGACAGATGATCCAATGGTTGCTGTAAGGTCAAAAAAAGATTCTTCTATGAATAGAATGTTGGAGTTGGTAAAGTCTGGAGATGTTGCTGCCTCAGTTTCGGCAGGTAATACTGGAGCTTTAATAAGTGCGAGTCAATTAAAATTAAGAAGAATAAAAGGTGTTTTAAGACCAGCAATAACAACAATATTTCCAAGTAAAAAAAGAGATATTGTACTTATGGATGTGGGAGCAAATGCAGATTGTAGACCAGAATTTATAAATCAGTTTGCAACAATGGGATCTTTGTACTACGAAGAGATGTTTGGAGTAGAAAATCCTAGAGTTGGACTTTTAAATATAGGTACAGAAGAAGGAAAAGGTAATGAAATTACAAGAGAAGCTTTCAACTTATTAAAAGAAAATGATAGAATTAATTTTATAGGAAATATAGAGAGTAGAGAAATGATGGATGGAGATGTAGATGTTATAGTAGCCGATGGATTTACAGGAAATATGGTATTGAAAACAGCTGAAGGAACAGCAAAATTCATATTCTCTATCTTAAAAGAAGAAATAGGCAATAGTATTTTAGGAAAAGCTGGAGCACTTCTATTAAGACCTATTTTGAAAAAATTAAAAAGAAAATTAGACTCATCTGAATATGGAGGAGCACTTTTTCTAGGAATAAATGGGATATCTATAAAAGCTCATGGTAATTCATCAGCTAGAGGTATAAAAAATGCTTTAAAGGTTGCTAATAAATTTGCGGAAGATAAATTTATAGATAGATTAACAGAGGTTATGAAACAGAATCAAGGAGGAAACGATGAAGCTTAA
- a CDS encoding YceD family protein: protein MIIKLSEIINESEVTFDYVERTMDSIESPEGITIRGKAYKEGNSYVVEGSYRAVLRLECVRCLTEIEPLIQGDFKGEYLDPKDYSKYISSLKPEEEFGDKHFEEAINSEIDISNLVREYIILDLSEYEACLPECSDTSEVEKYSKDDVDPRWQQLLDIKF from the coding sequence TTGATAATCAAGCTTAGTGAAATTATTAATGAATCAGAGGTTACCTTTGATTATGTTGAAAGAACTATGGACTCTATAGAATCTCCAGAAGGAATAACTATTAGAGGAAAGGCTTACAAAGAAGGAAATAGTTATGTAGTTGAAGGATCTTATAGGGCAGTACTAAGGTTAGAATGTGTTAGATGTCTAACAGAAATAGAGCCTTTAATACAAGGTGATTTCAAAGGAGAATATTTAGATCCAAAAGATTATTCTAAATATATATCTAGCCTGAAGCCAGAAGAGGAGTTTGGAGACAAACATTTTGAAGAAGCTATTAATAGTGAAATAGATATCTCTAATCTGGTAAGAGAATATATAATACTTGATTTGTCAGAATATGAGGCATGTCTTCCAGAGTGTTCAGATACTTCTGAAGTGGAAAAATACTCTAAGGATGATGTAGACCCTAGATGGCAGCAATTATTAGACATAAAATTTTAA
- the fabD gene encoding ACP S-malonyltransferase has translation MNKIAFVFPGQGTQYVGMGKELYENNDLAKKEFDKIFSNLDFDLKTVMFEGSEEDLKDTKNTQPAIVAMSLVLEKLLREKGIEPNYVAGHSVGEYAAIGSAGFLPMEEAVKLTSLRGKAMSKVSGEVAGSMAAIIGLDSDKIVETLESIEGIVEAVNFNEPKQTVIAGEKEAIGRACVALKEAGARRAMELAVSGPFHSSLMQPAGEILKEALEQFDFKNAEISLVANTTAKEIKDVNELKEELYRQSFGPVKWVDTIVALKEAGVTKIYEIGPGKVLNGLIKKIDKEIEVINIEKLSDLV, from the coding sequence ATGAATAAAATAGCTTTTGTTTTTCCTGGACAAGGAACACAATATGTTGGAATGGGAAAAGAACTTTATGAAAATAACGATTTAGCTAAAAAAGAGTTTGATAAGATATTCTCTAATTTAGACTTTGATCTAAAAACAGTTATGTTTGAAGGTAGTGAAGAAGATTTAAAAGATACTAAAAATACTCAACCAGCAATAGTTGCAATGAGTTTAGTATTAGAAAAATTATTAAGAGAAAAAGGGATAGAGCCTAATTATGTTGCAGGACATTCAGTTGGTGAATATGCAGCTATAGGTTCAGCAGGTTTCTTACCAATGGAGGAAGCTGTTAAGTTAACTTCGTTAAGAGGAAAAGCAATGAGTAAAGTATCAGGAGAGGTAGCTGGATCAATGGCAGCTATAATAGGTCTTGATTCTGATAAAATTGTTGAGACTTTAGAAAGTATTGAAGGAATAGTTGAAGCAGTAAACTTCAATGAGCCTAAACAAACTGTAATTGCAGGAGAGAAGGAAGCAATAGGAAGAGCTTGTGTAGCTTTAAAAGAAGCTGGAGCAAGAAGAGCTATGGAGTTAGCTGTTTCAGGACCTTTCCACTCGAGTTTAATGCAACCAGCTGGTGAAATATTGAAAGAGGCTTTAGAGCAATTTGATTTTAAAAATGCTGAAATATCTTTAGTTGCTAATACAACAGCAAAAGAGATAAAAGATGTTAATGAATTAAAAGAAGAATTATACAGACAAAGTTTTGGTCCAGTTAAATGGGTTGATACAATAGTAGCTTTAAAAGAAGCGGGAGTAACAAAAATCTACGAAATTGGTCCAGGAAAAGTATTAAATGGATTAATAAAAAAGATAGATAAAGAAATTGAAGTTATCAATATTGAAAAACTTTCAGATTTAGTGTAG
- the rpmF gene encoding 50S ribosomal protein L32 translates to MAVPKKKTSKAKKNMRRSHHALTGSTLATCDKCGAPRRPHRVCLACGDYNGKQVLATEVE, encoded by the coding sequence ATGGCAGTACCTAAGAAGAAAACTTCGAAAGCTAAGAAAAACATGAGAAGATCTCATCACGCATTAACAGGTTCTACATTAGCAACTTGTGACAAGTGTGGAGCACCAAGAAGACCGCACAGAGTTTGTCTTGCATGTGGAGATTACAACGGAAAGCAAGTATTAGCTACAGAAGTAGAGTAA
- a CDS encoding beta-ketoacyl-ACP synthase III, which yields MKLKNVGIIGLGTYVPEKVMTNFDFEKIIDTSDEWIRTRTGIEERRFASEDQATSDLAAEAAKKALKNAGVSVEEIDMIIVATATPDYNLQNTACIVQELIGAVNAGAVDVSAACSGFVYALTMAKGLVASGINKKILVIGAEVLSRCVDMQDRNTCVLFGDGAAAAIVTEVEEGYGMVSQFLGAEADLKGSLRTPAGGTRKPLSQEVLDERSNFIQMKGQDVFKFAVKALPKATLEALEQGGFKAEDIDMVFPHQANSRIIESASKRLNIPMEKFYLNLNKYGNTSSASIGLALGEALEKGLVKKGDLIALTGFGAGLTYASMIIRWSY from the coding sequence ATGAAGCTTAAAAATGTAGGTATAATAGGATTAGGAACATACGTTCCAGAAAAAGTAATGACAAATTTTGATTTTGAAAAAATTATAGATACATCAGATGAGTGGATCAGAACTAGAACTGGTATTGAAGAGAGAAGATTTGCAAGTGAAGATCAAGCTACATCTGATTTAGCAGCAGAAGCAGCAAAGAAAGCTTTAAAGAATGCAGGAGTTTCTGTAGAAGAAATAGATATGATAATAGTGGCAACAGCAACACCAGACTATAATCTTCAAAATACAGCATGTATTGTTCAAGAGCTTATAGGAGCTGTAAATGCAGGAGCTGTAGATGTAAGTGCTGCATGTAGTGGTTTTGTATATGCTTTAACAATGGCAAAAGGATTAGTAGCTTCTGGAATAAATAAGAAAATATTAGTTATAGGTGCGGAAGTTTTATCAAGATGTGTTGATATGCAAGATAGAAATACTTGTGTGTTATTTGGAGATGGAGCAGCAGCAGCAATAGTTACAGAAGTGGAAGAAGGATATGGAATGGTATCTCAATTCTTAGGTGCGGAAGCAGATTTAAAAGGTTCTCTTAGAACTCCAGCAGGTGGAACAAGAAAGCCGTTAAGCCAAGAAGTTTTAGATGAGAGATCTAACTTTATTCAAATGAAAGGTCAGGATGTATTCAAATTTGCAGTTAAAGCTTTACCAAAAGCAACTTTAGAAGCATTAGAGCAAGGTGGATTCAAAGCAGAAGATATAGATATGGTATTTCCTCATCAAGCTAATAGTAGAATTATAGAATCAGCTTCTAAAAGATTGAATATTCCAATGGAAAAATTTTATTTAAATTTAAATAAATATGGAAATACATCATCAGCTTCTATAGGGCTAGCTTTAGGTGAAGCTTTAGAGAAAGGCCTTGTGAAAAAAGGCGATTTAATAGCGTTAACTGGATTTGGAGCAGGGTTAACATATGCATCGATGATTATAAGATGGTCTTACTAA